The Mauremys reevesii isolate NIE-2019 linkage group 1, ASM1616193v1, whole genome shotgun sequence genome has a segment encoding these proteins:
- the LOC120397254 gene encoding P2Y purinoceptor 8-like, whose translation MGKLPNSTIEMLKNQMLQTTLPALYLFIFTISIPLNSISLWFLCRHSRPWTPTIVFSINLTITDLLYSMLLPFQVVYHLRGNDWPFGQVLCRIVTVLFYANMHCSILTMTSISIERYLGIVHPLKHRAMRPIRTALLTCIIIWIFILLLHFPLMKTELTFRVEELQITTCFDILPKAMFPSRNHFIAYFGSQVLLCFLLPLLIMAFCYTLVIRTLLNSPPTQLREIKKQTIYLIIVLLTVFVVCYVPNIVISIIHFVYSTQNKTAYVEYKLSLALNSLNCCFDPLVYFFGSKEFRRKIQKKLCKCIPDIFNEPPTMLSEQDVPITSREHAPNN comes from the coding sequence ATGGGAAAACTGCCAAACAGCACCATAGAGATGCTTAAGAACCAAATGCTGCAGACCACTTTGCCTGCCCTCTACTTGTTCATCTTCACCATCAGCATTCCCCTCAACTCTATCTCTTTGTGGTTCCTTTGCCGCCACTCAAGGCCTTGGACGCCCACCATCGTGTTTTCCATTAACCTGACAATCACGGACTTACTGTACAGCATGCTCCTCCCTTTTCAGGTCGTCTACCACTTACGGGGAAATGACTGGCCCTTTGGACAGGTTCTGTGCCGCATTGTAACTGTGCTATTCTATGCAAACATGCACTGTTCCATTTTAACCATGACGAGCATCAGCATCGAGCGCTACCTGGGAATTGTTCACCCGCTGAAGCACAGGGCTATGAGACCCATTAGAACAGCTCTCCTGACATGCATCATCATTTGGATATTTATTTTACTGCTGCACTTCCCACTCATGAAGACAGAGCTAACCTTCCGGGTAGAGGAGCTGCAGATAACCACTTGTTTTGATATACTGCCCAAAGCTATGTTTCCTTCAAGAAATCATTTCATCGCTTATTTTGGCTCTCAAGTTCTTCTGTGCTTTCTCCTACCTTTGCTAATAATGGCATTCTGCTACACCTTAGTCATTCGAACTCTTCTTAATTCCCCTCCCACACAACTAAGGGAAATTAAGAAGCAGACAATTTACTTGATAATAGTGTTGCTTACAGTCTTTGTAGTGTGTTACGTGCCCAATATTGTGATATCAATCATCCATTTTGTCTATAGTACCCAAAATAAGACTGCGTATGTGGAATATAAGCTGTCTCTGGCTTTGAATAGCCTTAATTGTTGCTTCGATCCACTTGTTTACTTTTTTGGTTCCAAAGAGTTTCGACGAAAGATACAGAAGAAGCTCTGCAAATGCATACCTGATATATTCAATGAACCTCCCACCATGCTTTCAGAGCAAGATGTGCCGATAACATCCAGAGAACATGcaccaaataattaa